The Dokdonia donghaensis DSW-1 DNA window ATCCCAGGATGTACTTATGCATCACCAGAGATTGCATCTGTAGGAATGACAGAAAAGCAAGCAAAAGAAGCTGGTTACGAACTTAAAGTGGGTAAATTCCCATTCTCTGCTTCTGGTAAAGCAAGTGCTTCTGGTGCAAAAGACGGGTTTGTAAAAGTAATCTTTGATGCAAAGTATGGAGAGTGGCTAGGATGCCATATGATAGGAGCTGGTGTAACAGATATGATTGCAGAGGCTGTACTAGGTCGTAAACTAGAAACTACAGGTCACGAAGTACTTAAAACCATTCACCCACACCCTACTATGAGTGAGGCCGTGATGGAAGCCGTGGCAGATGCTTATGATGAAGTAATTCACCTATAAGCCACTTATATTTTAACAACAAAAAAGCCTCGCATTGCGAGGCTTTTTTTATGTTCTACTAACTGGATTGTTATTGCTCCATTAAAAAATTCTCAATTGCAAGATCATAGCTTTTAAGCCCAAAACCTACAATGATACCCTTAGCATACTTAGATAAGTATGAGTGATGTCTAAACTCCTCTCTCGCAAAAGTATTTGAGATATGCACCTCTATTACCGGTATCGAGATAGACGCCACTGCATCTCCTAGACCCACAGAGGTATGTGTATAAGCCGCGCCATTGAGTACTACCCCATTAAAGCTTTCATTTGCCTCGTGCAATTTTGAGATAAGCTCACCTTCTATATTACTTTGATAATAACTAAGCTCCGTGTCCTTAAACTTAAACTGTAATTGCGTAAAATAATCTTCAAAAGTTTCAGAACCGTAAATTTCTGGTTCGCGCTTCCCTAGCATATTAAGATTAGGGCCGTTTATTATAAGAATTTTCATAAAATATTGTTGTGATATACGCTTTCGCGAAAGCATAAAAATACAGTAATCTCACGCATAAAAAAAGCGCCTCATATCGAGGCGCTCTTCTACATTTATCTCTATTAAATTTTAAAATGCAAATCCAGCTCCTATCATAAATACTCTATTACGAGCGTCTATATCAAAACCACCCAGATCTTCACTACTAAAAACGTCAGAAAGACCTAAATTATAACGTGCATTAAAAAACAAACCATTGTTTAATTTATAACCTAAACCACCTACAACGCCAAAATCAATAGTGTTTATGGCATCACTATTAAAGTTTATATCGCCAGAGTCTCCATCAGGATTAGAATCAATCTCGCTGTTTATGTTAAACCCTATTTGCGGCCCTACTTCACCATAAAACCCATCTACAAAATAATATTTTGCGAGTACAGGCACATTTATATAGTCTAGTTGAAACTCTATATCATCTGCATTGTCATTGCTTTGGATATCATACCCTTGCCCTGAATAATACACCTCTGGCTGAAGTGAAAATTTATCTGTTAATGGCACCTCTACAAATCCTCCTATATGAAAACTTGTTCTCGCATCTGGATCATCAAAATCATCACCTCCTACGGTTGCAAAGTTAACGCCTCCTTTTGCTCCAAACGACACCTCATCTTGAGCCTGAACTGTTGCTACAGATAATAAAATGGCACTTGCTACTACAATTAATTTTTTCATTTGATTTCTTTTTTAAAGTTTATACAAAGCTACCCAGCGAGTTGTTAATATGGTGTTACGCCCATTGTAAACAGTTGTTAAATGAATTTTACGTTCAAAATGCCTTAATAGGTTTTAAAAGTTAATGTGAGGTTGTATTTTCACTTACGTGAAATGGGAGACCGCAATAACTAATTATAAAAATTACCTACGCATAGAGCGTAGCCTGTCTGACAATACCATAGACAATTATGCCCGTGACCTAAAAAAGCTCACACGCTACCTTGAGCAACTAGACAAGCCTATAGACCCTCTACAGATTACTCGTGAAGATTTGCAAGAATTTATTTATACCATTGCAAAAGAAGTTCAAGCGAGATCACAAGCACGTGTTATCTCTGGTCTTAAAGGTTTTTTTAATTATCTAGTTTTTGAAGATTATCGCACAGATAACCCTATAGATCTTATAGAATCGCCAAAAATAGGTCGCAAGCTACCAGACACCTTATCTGAAGAAGAAATAGACGCCCTTATAGATGCCAT harbors:
- a CDS encoding porin family protein codes for the protein MKKLIVVASAILLSVATVQAQDEVSFGAKGGVNFATVGGDDFDDPDARTSFHIGGFVEVPLTDKFSLQPEVYYSGQGYDIQSNDNADDIEFQLDYINVPVLAKYYFVDGFYGEVGPQIGFNINSEIDSNPDGDSGDINFNSDAINTIDFGVVGGLGYKLNNGLFFNARYNLGLSDVFSSEDLGGFDIDARNRVFMIGAGFAF
- the aroQ gene encoding type II 3-dehydroquinate dehydratase, with translation MKILIINGPNLNMLGKREPEIYGSETFEDYFTQLQFKFKDTELSYYQSNIEGELISKLHEANESFNGVVLNGAAYTHTSVGLGDAVASISIPVIEVHISNTFAREEFRHHSYLSKYAKGIIVGFGLKSYDLAIENFLMEQ